The following are from one region of the Lytechinus variegatus isolate NC3 chromosome 4, Lvar_3.0, whole genome shotgun sequence genome:
- the LOC121413206 gene encoding uncharacterized protein LOC121413206, with protein MQDLRRYRVYAGGKRGRGRKRNMKGQFTKVNQRVHDDDCPDVSKLPKKEITKQFNMDTIKNDANCDKEPVCNQSNSSGRSITVGKDKGELTDRNDNNHSNIFSNESACPADGISKEHMTSSETVNIPDGVSHVKLQIDLEENESDSDIDAIKRNRGRNYIESESDTSVEDDDLLSSSFESERSCQPIDTQLVHDETCRVEIVPDAGLNKNTDNAILNAGDESTDDSFAQNSFESHMKAAIAQERKEDDMHPLYNESRDEVEFVSDLGMCDRPDKYFKFLPLEITDKQAICRKLNIPYTDRSFHAKCNTNEYIGIPSHIKTIDEDGNCFFRAISYAISGTECHHVFLRNLTVNHLLQTNDKFKSTLRSEFRTVREYVLKNRIMENGTWATDTEMSALANLIDTDIYSYNDQVPCWQLYSARKPGRINVVTSHKGIYIQYTRNVHFNVVESVTSVSSDLSKNIATMKDINTTVNMQIKPVAQGTFHQGDMRFGDSAGKQCVANSLSALLYSKMKNANDWDNKDLDKILANGDELYRYIRYYVAREQEYLLISDLLEHLEAYDELFEIKRRESIPGLLGDETTMEESISMPLKQALEQELSSDSDACFVTFSGNTFIVISSYDCFFIFDSHSRNTRGLLVDDGYSVVLQTPSWQGVYNHCMRLAKTLKCSSRTEYEFLAPG; from the exons ATGCAGGATTTGAGACGATACAGGGTCTATGCAGGAGGTAAAAGAGGAAGAGGTCGAAAAAGGAACATGAAAGGTCAGTTTACAAAAGTGAATCAAAGGGTACATGATGATGATTGCCCTGATGTTTCAAAGTTGCCGAAGAAAGAGATCACAAAACAATTTAACATGGATACGATTAAGAATGATGCAAATTGTGACAAAGAACCAGTGTGTAATCAGTCGAACAGTTCTGGTAGATCAATCACAGTAGGCAAAGATAAAGGAGAATTGACAGACAGAAACGACAATAATCattcaaacatattttcaaatgagAGTGCATGTCCAGCAGATGGAATTTCAAAAGAACACATGACTAGTTCAGAAACCGTGAACATCCCAGATGGAGTAAGCCATGTCAAATTACAGATTGATCTTGAAGAGAATGAGAGCGATAGTGACATTGACGCAATCAAACGCAATCGTGGGAGAAATTACATAGAATCTGAATCAGACACAAgtgttgaagatgatgatttaCTGAGCAGTTCATTTGAAAGTGAAAGGTCATGTCAGCCTATTGATACACAGCttgtacatgatgaaacatGTCGCGTTGAAATTGTCCCAGATGCAggattgaataaaaatacagaCAATGCAATTTTGAATGCAGGAGATGAGTCTACTGATGATTCTTTTGCACAAAATTCCTTTGAATCTCATATGAAAGCAGCAATTGCtcaggaaagaaaagaagatgatATGCATCCTTTGTACAATGAATCGAGAGACGAAGTAGAGTTTGTATCAGATCTTGGAATGTGTGATAGGCCAgacaaatattttaaatttttaccTCTTGAGATAACTGACAAACAAGCCATTTgtagaaaattgaatattcccTATACAGACAGAAGCTTCCATGCAAAGTGCAATACCAATGAGTACATTGGAATTCCTTCACACATTAAAACAATAGATGAGGATGGCAACTGTTTCTTTCGTGCAATTTCATATGCTATTTCTGGAACTGAATGTCATCATGTGTTTTTAAGGAATCTTACTGTGAACCATTTATTACAGACCAATGATAAGTTTAAGAGTACATTGAGAAGTGAGTTCAGAACTGTCAGAgaatatgttttgaaaaatagaaTAATGGAAAATGGAACTTGGGCTACAGACACTGAAATGAGTGCATTGGCAAATTTGATTGATACCGATATCTATTCTTACAATGATCAAGTACCATGTTGGCAGTTGTACTCTGCAAGGAAACCGGGAAGAATAAATGTTGTTACATCTCATAAAGGCATTTATATACAGTACACaagaaatgttcattttaatgtAGTTGAATCCGTTACTTCTGTCAGTAGTGATTTATCAAAGAACATAGCAACAATGAAAGATATAAACACAACagtaaatatgcaaataaaacCAGTTGCACAAGGAACATTTCATCAAGGTGACATGAGATTTGGTGATTCAGCAGGAAAGCAATGTGTTGCCAATTCATTGTCTGCTTTGTTGTATAGCAAAATGAAAAATGCTAATGATTGGGACAATAAAGatttagataaaattctggCCAATGGTGATGAACTCTATCGTTACATAAGGTATTATGTAGCACGTgaacaagaatatttattaatttctgATCTACTTGAACACTTAGAGGCATATGATGAATTGTTTGAGATAAAACGACGTGAATCAATACCTGGATTGTTAGGAGATGAAACAACAATGGAAGAATCTATTTCAATGCCGTTGAAACAGGCACTTGAACAAGAATTGAGTAGTGACTCTGATGCATGTTTTGTGACATTTTCTGGAAATACTTTTATTGTCATATCTAGTTATGATTGTTTCTTTATATTTGATTCACATTCAAGAAACACAAGAGGCTTACTCGTTGATGATGGCTATAGTGTAGTGCTTCAAACTCCAAGTTGGCAAGGTGTTTATAATCATTGCATGAGGCTGgcaaaaacattgaaatgttcTTCACGAACTGAATATGAG TTCTTGGCTCCTGGCTGA